Genomic DNA from Parasteatoda tepidariorum isolate YZ-2023 chromosome 3, CAS_Ptep_4.0, whole genome shotgun sequence:
TAAATTGATGGTCtactaaatcaatttaaataacgGATTGAAATCATTTGGATTCGTATGGTGATTTTATTAGATTGGAATAGAGGTTTGAATTATACTTGATTCGAGTAACGGGATTTGCTATCGATTGGTTAAGTAATGTAATTGATTTGAATTAGTGATCAGAACCACTGGATATGGATCAGTGATCCGAATCACTCGATTCAAACAACGGGATTCTTCGAATCACAGGATTTAAAAGcctgaatttaataatttgattcaaataatGATTTGAACTCATACCGAAATACATGATTCACATCAGTAAACCGAGTCACATGATTCGAATTACTAATATCAATCACTTAATTCAAATCAATGATcctatacatttattttgaactagTATCCCTGATCACTTGAtttgaataacttattttaaatagaaatttaaattagtgatcCTATTTGATTCAAATCGTGTTTTAGATCGCTTGATTTGATTCAGTGATATGAATCACTTGCTTGATTCAAGGTGTTGAATCaatcgaattgaaaaaaaatgattaacaacttctataatttaaactgaaaattattagaaaaattaattgattaaaacgTTTAGAAGGAAGGAAATGAAATCtgcattaaatagttttaagatcatcaaaaaattcattaatataaccctacaaaaaaaacttagccagttgagaataatcctaacaaagtaaataattctaataataatcataattaaacctataaagacagataattttactagtgtgtaaatattattccaacagtgaattacttttttaaatggaattgaATTCAAAGGCAATGTTTTTAAGGGATGgtggcttatttttacaaaaagggcaCATTTATAGGGATCAAAAGGCAGGCAGGATGGGCCACACTTCTAAAAAAGCTTAGGGAGAacactgatatatatatataaataaggaTGAATCAATTCCTCATTTGTTTGCtgtagacaaaaatatttaagtttcactTTGTCTCGACTCCTTCCTTTAGTTAATTTAAGATGGTGGCTCAGAGAATAACCacaataagcttaaaaataagtattttcgtATTCAAATAATCAGCCTATGTTGATTGTTACAATCCTATTGagtaatattgttaaattgtaATAGTATGGTTATAGTACAGTAGAACATCGATTATCCGAGCTAATTGGGACCTCTAGTACCTCGGATATCAGAAATCTCAGTTAATAGAAACTGTATCTAAAAACTCGCCTTGCTTGCAAAttcatcttttgaaataaaaaacgttttttaaatgataaaaataaacatatataaagttcTGTTTGACAggtcaacaaatttaaaaaggaaattaactaCTAGCAATAAATTGTAAAcagaaaatggaattttttcttaattattttaaaattaaactaaaagatgcatttttaaaaataacacaaatctcaagaaattattttattttttgtgaatttaatgtacattaatttgttaattttgcattaccatttcttaaaatattctgttaccTTTGTTGCAAAAGTACATTGTTACAAAAGTACAGTCCGATAACACGTGGCACCTGGTGGAAATAAAGCATTGCTCGCTGCTATTGACTTCTGAGGGCGCTGCAAAATTTCTTGGAAAGTGAGTACTTTTGGGGGCAGTAGAGCCGAGCGGTGAACTAAAATGCGTGGTCATTTTTTAGGACTCATTCCCTTTAGGAAAATTTATCATAGGTCTGCCATTAAGAAAATTACCACAAGATGTTCCTATATGATTTTGCCTAAGGtaaaattttgtcatatatttttGCCATAAATGTATGGCAAAACGTGTATCCTGTAAGAATAACTTATGGTAATTTTTGTATATAccaaatttttgccataaaattatggtttttaaatttattatagtttattaattactgtttattaatttatacatagaACAACAATAAACAAGAGTCATTGAATTACAGGGACCACATTTCACAATGATTATGCTACAAGAATAtcaggaaaaaaactttattatcgACTCGATTAACAGAAACCTCGATTAATCGAAGCACGGTTAATCGAGGCTCTACTGTATTTTCAAAGAGCttgaaacagaaaattaaagataacaatttaataaaaaataatgtttcagtattaataaatttaagaaaattaaaccaTGGAACATTGAAATTGTAAATTGATGTTTGATTTACTTAATTTGCCAATCAGGGATAccattaaattaagtaattttccaGACCTgttgtagaattttttatttatttttttaaataaaaaatcaaatatttcccttttttgcaaaaatcaaTTACCAGCCAGCTTTAGGTATCCTTGCTTGTGAGAGCAGTTTTTGTACTGATATTATGAtagaaattagtaaaattttcttaaagtgaaaaagttttatcaCATATACAAGAATAATGTTTCAAACAGGAATctagatttcttttattcaaattttttttattatatataaggATTTTTTACCAGTCTGCTGAAcacaaaagtattatttttaccagaaaaaaacagtcattacatacattacaaaaataaaatttcttatcaatataaacaaaactgtgataAGACATACctctggggaaaaaaaaaaaaaaactcataacaAAGACTATGATATGGTTTTACAAAGTCATATTATGATCagtcagaataaatttttgcgAAAAGCAGCaattatataaactataagAATAAGCTTTCTAGCGTGAATGAACACTATAATGTGCAGTTAGATAACTTTTCTTAGAGAAACTTCGATAACAAACACTACAAGAATAAAGATTCACATTAGTATGAACATAATTGTATCGAGTTAAAATTCGTTCatgtgaaaaattcttattacaaaTACTAcatgaataaggtttctcaccagtatgagtATGATAAGTTAGAGTATCTCATTGAGAAAAATTCTCATTACATATACTATACGAAAAAGGTTTTCCATTAGCATGAACTCTAGCGTGGACAGACAGATCACCCTTTGAAAAACTCTTGATACGTATGCTGCAAGTGTCAGGCCCCGCGGCAGAATAACGGCGACACTGTCGCAGAACGTTAGAAttcttgcagaaagaatttCTCTTtagaaagtgaaaaattttaattttcttttctgcaaaaattttaaaaattttctttctctaaaattacatttaagaaaTGCCTTTTTCGCACATCGGAGGAGAAagaaatgttcttaatttttcgattcctatttgagaagaatgaaaaataaagaatattgaagcaaaatatttctcttctgcagaaatgtttgaaagattttttttcctccatgaTTATACTCAAGAGATACCTTTTTCACGCATCAGATGGGAAGAAATACTCATGATTTTCTTATTACCTTttcggaaaaataaaaaaaaattggctttcTTTCCATtcactgatttttaattattatttttttatgtgatgaTGATGATTTACTGAATGCAAAATAAGTCTTGTGTTTTCCTCTTACGAAATGTGAGAATATCGCCTatgatatagaattaaaaaaaatattacatattcattttaaaaaaaataaatacaattttattacatcCAAATAGgcttttctttgtaaatacaatgtttctgttactttaaatttaatcaataacatgtatattagttatttttaaaaatatcttgtagaaagatattagtgctagagaaatttgtcgcagaaagcccaAAAAATTCTGCTACAGGGGTGtcaggtttctcaccagtatgaatatTATTATGGCGAGTTAGATCACCCTTTTTTGTAAATCTcctattacatatactacaagaaaaaggtttctcaccagtatgaatacGACTATGTTCAGTTAGAACTCTACtattacaaaaacttttattacatacacTGCAACTATAAGGCTTTTGACCTGTATGAGTTCGATTATGTTCATTTAGATTGCTTTTAGTAGCAAAACCCTTATTACATACACTGCAAGAATATGGTTTCTCCCCAGTGTGAACACGTAAGTGACCAGTTAGATTTTTTTGATGGGAAAAACTCTTACTACATAcattacaagaataaggtttttccCCTGTATGGACAAAAGTGTGtttcattaaataacaattctgggaaaaactttttccacatatattacaagaatacggtttttcaccagtatgaacacgattGTGAGCAGTTAGATTACCTTTCCGagaaaaactcattttacaTATAGCACAAGAATAAAGTTTCTCGCCAGTATGAACACTACCGTGGGCAGTTAGCTTACATTTCTGAGAAAAACTCCGATTACATATATTACACGTATAAGGCTTCTCATGAGTATGAACACGCTGATGGTCAATGAGACTGCCTTCCTTTGGAAAACTTTTATTGCATATACTATTACATGAATAAGTTTTTGTAAAAGTCTGAAATGGATTGTTGAGAGTTAGTTCagtatttactgaaatattctGCCTGTCTTCGTTATCAGAATGAGGTTCCTTACCAGTATGAAGagcattacttttagataaatcGCTGTTTGATGAAGAGTTCATATTGCACATAATATACACCTGCACTATATTGTGatcattaaattatctttaatatgaAAACACTATCTCATACTACCGATGTCACAACTGAGATTcttaatgaaaggaaaaatatttgatattgagCAAATGCTATGCTATATACACTGatttattaatgtttcattttagcatcaataaaagcttaaccaatatatttttctcataattcaATTATCAGCCTATATCAATTGCTCACATAATACTGCTACAAATTTTCAGCAGGTTGTGAAAATAATAGgtcagaacattttttaaaaaatttctttttctttacgctttttttaagcacaaatatgattattcattaaaaacacTATCAGATATTGTTAACTATAAGCGTTTACAGACTTTGttgactttcaaaaattttgactgtgAACTTTTACGAAGACTTCtggttgattaaaaaaaattgcaataaacacaaaatttaatttaaaaaaattatttaatgatgaaCACAGCAGAAATTCAATTTATGTCAGTTTCTTTTCTTCACACAATCTTTAATGATAAACAcagcataaattcaatttatgtcAGTTTCTTTTCTTCACACAATCTTTAATAAGGCTTTTCACCAATGAGAAAAAAGTGTCATATGAATAAAATCTGTCATACATAAGCTTTATTTGATTAAACTACTCCAAAAAGACACTTTTTGTAGAAtgcaataaattcattttcattacttgttgctaaagttttaattttttcatcacatACACTTCATAATTCTCTTAGTGTATACTACTTGTTCTATGTTTGGTTGTGTTTCAGAAATAAGAGCAGATAATGATGATGTGTTACAAACAATAAACGAATGAAGATCCCATTTAAAAACCgcgttttcaaatattaataatttttaatgtttcttaataACAATACCAAATCAGGATTCATTTGATTTAGTATTTACCAAAAACTgcacacaaatttaaaaattcatcagtCATTCATGTTGATTGCAGAAAAGTTTGATGAGCTCTTTGCATTAGCTTATAGCTTTGCGTTTCTATTAATGAAGCCTATGGTTGAGGCTAGATAGCTAGCAAAGGTAGATAGGTacttaatttacgtcgcactagagctgttttgatcctctgcagaggggatggctcccctgctttagTAGCCCAACGACCAGCGAGCGTGAactcgagcactttacggtcaAAATGCTTAACGAGGACCGATCAGcgcaccctcggttcctacacAGACTGCTCAAAGTGGTCACCCTCTCGCTTACTGATCGCACTcagcgatgcttgacttcagtgtttCACTGGAAAACTcatctttacgatcagtcctcTGCGGGATGATAGCAGTTATCagaaaaatgcagtaaaaagtCAGAAATGGTTTGTGGTtcggtaggtaggtactttatttaagttacacttgagctgcacaatgggctattggcggctGTCTGGGAAATATCCTTGATGATTATTTGAAGACATGCCAACGAAATTTTgaccctctgcagaggggattgcTCCCCTACTTaggtagtccgacgacctgcacgcgaagtcgagcactttacggaagaacagttta
This window encodes:
- the LOC107446051 gene encoding zinc finger protein 271 — its product is MCNMNSSSNSDLSKSNALHTGKEPHSDNEDRQNISVNTELTLNNPFQTFTKTYSCNSICNKSFPKEGSLIDHQRVHTHEKPYTCNICNRSFSQKCKLTAHGSVHTGEKLYSCAICKMSFSRKGNLTAHNRVHTGEKPYSCNICGKSFSQNCYLMKHTFVHTGEKPYSCNVCSKSFSHQKNLTGHLRVHTGEKPYSCSVCNKGFATKSNLNEHNRTHTGQKPYSCSVCNKSFCNSRVLTEHSRIHTGEKPFSCSICNRRFTKKGDLTRHNNIHTGEKPDTPVAEFFGLSATNFSSTNIFLQDIFKNNTLFLQVCNKSFSCRRSLSAHSRVHTSEKPYSCSMCNKSFSLWSSLTEHGHVHTGEKPYSCNICNKSFSYRSNLTAHSRVHTGEKPYSCSVCNKSYLNKSALTYHSLTHTGEKPFSCNICNKGFLDRSHLTAHTRVHTGEKPYSCSICNKSFSYRSHLTEHSRVHTGEKPYSCSICNKSFLNRSHLTEHCRVHTGEKPYSCSVCNKSFSHRSNLTGHIHVHTGEKLFPCSICNKSFLRKTNLCDHMHIHTGEKRYSCSICKKGFLYKSRLTAHSLVHTVDKTYSCS